A stretch of Vigna angularis cultivar LongXiaoDou No.4 chromosome 4, ASM1680809v1, whole genome shotgun sequence DNA encodes these proteins:
- the LOC128196141 gene encoding uncharacterized protein LOC128196141 → MKLFQRFRKIFMRFVFSVPSRRSKDSKHKVSDRFEPPKTSCSSYYSSYSHYNEAIADCIEFFNKSAQDGIFDGRKSDVV, encoded by the coding sequence ATGAAGCTCTTTCAACGCTTCCGCAAGATCTTCATGCGCTTTGTTTTCTCGGTACCTTCTCGCCGCTCCAAGGATTCAAAGCACAAAGTTTCCGACCGGTTCGAACCGCCCAAGACTTCATGCAGTTCTTACTATTCCTCTTACTCGCATTACAACGAGGCCATTGCTGATTGCATCGAGTTTTTCAACAAGTCAGCACAAGATGGCATTTTCGACGGTCGAAAATCTGATGTTGTCTGA
- the LOC108342524 gene encoding WEB family protein At1g75720, protein MNIKDGVMLVRKAEIDTRPPFRSVKEAVSLFGDKVLAGEVYATANKLKKMESGGSENGLEYSRIENVEAELEETRENLQRAKEESMVMAHCLSSLQEELERTKEELQQLKQRETEKHPVESEIEDVKFVENLTTFGVKSLRFDEEKMEFQKKRYVTFANPPSVSHMMFPQQGVGKLERHPSLRKKKKSLIPLIGAIFSRKKGTQELP, encoded by the exons ATGAACATCAAAGATGGCGTCATGCTTGTCAGAAAGGCAGAGATAGACACAAGGCCGCCATTCCGCTCCGTCAAAGAGGCTGTCTCGTTGTTCGGCGACAAAGTCTTAGCTGGGGAGGTTTATGCAACTGCAAACAAACTCAAAAAG ATGGAGagtggaggaagtgaaaatGGCTTGGAGTATTCGAGAATTGAAAACGTTGAAGCTGAGCTAGAGGAGACGCGAGAAAACCTGCAGAGGGCGAAGGAAGAAAGCATGGTAATGGCGCATTGTCTGTCTTCTCTGCAGGAAGAGCTTGAACGCACGAAGGAAGAGCTTCAACAACTGAAGCAACGAGAAACCGAGAAACACCCGGTGGAATCTGAAATCGAAGATGTGAAGTTTGTGGAGAATTTGACGACGTTTGGAGTGAAAAGTTTGAGATTTGACGAGGAAAAGATGGAGTTCCAGAAAAAAAGGTACGTGACGTTCGCGAATCCTCCATCGGTGTCTCATATGATGTTTCCACAACAAGGGGTTGGAAAGTTGGAAAGGCACCCTtctctgaggaagaagaagaagtcaTTGATTCCTTTGATTGGAGCTATTTTTTCAAGGAAAAAGGGGACCCAAGAACTTCCATGA
- the LOC108341161 gene encoding uncharacterized protein LOC108341161 isoform X2, producing the protein MDKGREATPTKMCEFSNAKGQINKQQSQSQSASSWRRNLTPLSSGLNASSEYSEKSKKEKVRSLSAVAKALSMGCCVSHSPKPTKKFKFPRKVGNGVDHASVPRKIRSAVKKRGRESISGDSEKVNHNMNGMESPQKDGIKKSKKQRSPCWSTRQVLPGPITKDEEEVAETLYALAGMLPDNGSNAKSEPDSESLPENSTVLQDQEASQSANVTVEASGATADEGKRSPKGCKKLSSLSETIGHEQTDFPDSANFLVAATQSTVPKVNLQAVSMVKSDSGGRVALHESELSLDMGLNVPIQPQISHIGRKSNVEYQTVGSVDCKQEQHMVKYQKETESPTWWPSLSPTASTGIVASYLQTSAAKTLDWLNTAIGTSRQDLMESCSSGEKTSEIVTQEKKSRKRCASHVHISHLIRSLEVSRGLAGKGHELYESHQARVPEGSNCGVIMEAHNLNWKKSGNSNAAGTVHSATMSNSRETKNGIVQHGLYHDISQAPSTSGVHGPQKQGFNFLSLSTGGNELKVNESFNKGESKLEPYSKSQVPYFQSPQQQHGLMPFQSPYASNFMEHLPLVGPQVRLQQQQPHYYGTPLRGTHYSSTLSYKQQHQSFWAVQLASQGGSSINCSIVRAQYPNWQSGGHDSSVASPCPQVILPHSTASFEALGSKISSISEQQHLFTLASSISRANGQDIHLASSSVCEESKGRLITQQ; encoded by the exons ATGGACAAAGGTCGAGAAGCTACCCCCACCAAGATGTGTGAATTTTCAAACGCCAAAGGACAAATTAACAAACAACAATCTCAGTCTCAATCTGCTTCTTCCTGGAGACGCAACCTCACTCCTCTCAGTAGTG GTTTGAATGCGAGCAGTGAGTATTCGGAGAAATCAAAGAAGGAGAAGGTGAGAAGCTTGAGTGCCGTTGCCAAAGCATTATCAATGGGTTGTTGTGTCTCTCACTCTCCAAAACCAACCAAGAAATTTAAGTTTCCCAGAAAG GTCGGCAATGGCGTGGATCATGCCTCTGTTCCGCGGAAGATACGTTCAG CTGTGAAGAAACGGGGTCGCGAATCTATCTCTGGGGATTCAGAAAAGGTGAACCATAATATGAATGGAATGGAATCTCCCCAAAAAGATGGCATAAAGAAATCCAAA AAACAAAGAAGCCCGTGCTGGTCCACGAGGCAAGTTTTGCCCGGGCCCATAACGAAAGATGAGGAAGAGGTTGCGGAGACTCTCTATGCCTTGGCTGGAATGCTACCAGATAATGGCTCTAATGCTAAGAGTGAACCGGACAGTGAATCTCTACCAGAAAACTCCACGGTTTTGCAGGACCAAGAGGCGAGTCAGAGTGCCAATGTTACTGTTGAAG CCTCGGGAGCCACTGCGGACGAGGGAAAAAGATCACCGAAGGGCTGTAAAAAACTCAGTTCTTTGAGCGAAACCATTGGTCATGAACAGACTGATTTTCCTGATAGTGCCAACTTCTTGGTGGCTGCTACTCAAAGCACTGTTCCAAAAGTAAATCTGCAGGCTGTGTCGATGGTCAAGAGTGATAGTGGCGGCAGAGTTGCATTGCATGAATCTGAACTGTCTCTGGACATGGG ATTAAACGTACCCATACAGCCACAGATTTCACATATTGGGAGGAAATCAAACGTGGAATATCAGACG GTTGGAAGCGTTGATTGCAAGCAAGAACAACATATGGTCAAGTACCAAAAAGAAACTG AAAGCCCAACATGGTGGCCAAGCCTGTCTCCCACTGCATCAACTGGAATTGTTGCTTCTTATTTGCA GACTTCTGCTGCTAAAACTCTAGATTGGCTGAATACTGCAATTGGCACCTCGAGACAGGATTTGATGGAAAGTTGTTCTTCTGGTGAAAAG ACTTCCGAAATTGTTACACAAGAAAAGAAATCAAGGAAGAGGTGTGCATCTCATGTTCACATCAGTCATCTCATCCGTAGCTTAGAAGTGTCAAGAGGACTGGCGGGCAAAGGACATGAGCTTTATGAAAGTCATCAAGCGAGAGTACCCGAAGGGTCAAACTGTGGGGTTATAATGGAAGCACACAACTTGAATTGGAAGAAAAGTGGAAATAGTAATGCCGCTGGAACAGTTCATTCTGCTACTATGAGTAATTCACGTGAAACTAAGAATGGTATCGTTCAACATGGCCTTTATCACGATATTTCTCAGGCTCCTTCAACATCTGGGGTGCATGGTCCTCAAAAACAG GGTTTCAACTTCTTGTCCTTGTCAACTGGTGGTAATGAGTTAAAGGTCAACGAAAGTTTTAATAAAGGTGAAAGTAAGTTGGAACCATATTCAAAATCTCAAGTGCCTTATTTTCAATCGCCACAACAGCAGCATGGCCTCATGCCTTTTCAAAGTCCATATGCCTCAAATTTCATGGAGCATCTTCCTCTTGTAGGACCACAG GTCCGGTTGCAGCAGCAGCAGCCTCATTATTATGGTACCCCGTTACGTGGAACTCATTATAGTTCGACACTTTCCTATAAACAACAGCACCAAAGTTTTTGGGCGGTGCAGCTTGCATCTCAAGGCGGGTCTTCTATAAATTGCAGCATTGTGAGGGCCCAATATCCTAATTGGCAAAGTGGTGGACATGACTCTTCTGTAGCGAGTCCTTGTCCCCAAGTAATCCTTCCCCATTCCACTGCATCCTTTGAAGCACTTGGATCCAAGATCTCTTCAATCTCTGAGCAACAACACCTCTTCACCCTCGCTTCATCAATATCCAGAGCAAATGGCCAAGACATTCATCTTGCCTCCTCTTCTGTATGTGAAGAAAGTAAAGGTAGATTGATTACGCAACAATAG
- the LOC108341161 gene encoding uncharacterized protein LOC108341161 isoform X1, which produces MDKGREATPTKMCEFSNAKGQINKQQSQSQSASSWRRNLTPLSSGLNASSEYSEKSKKEKVRSLSAVAKALSMGCCVSHSPKPTKKFKFPRKFPKVGNGVDHASVPRKIRSAVKKRGRESISGDSEKVNHNMNGMESPQKDGIKKSKKQRSPCWSTRQVLPGPITKDEEEVAETLYALAGMLPDNGSNAKSEPDSESLPENSTVLQDQEASQSANVTVEASGATADEGKRSPKGCKKLSSLSETIGHEQTDFPDSANFLVAATQSTVPKVNLQAVSMVKSDSGGRVALHESELSLDMGLNVPIQPQISHIGRKSNVEYQTVGSVDCKQEQHMVKYQKETESPTWWPSLSPTASTGIVASYLQTSAAKTLDWLNTAIGTSRQDLMESCSSGEKTSEIVTQEKKSRKRCASHVHISHLIRSLEVSRGLAGKGHELYESHQARVPEGSNCGVIMEAHNLNWKKSGNSNAAGTVHSATMSNSRETKNGIVQHGLYHDISQAPSTSGVHGPQKQGFNFLSLSTGGNELKVNESFNKGESKLEPYSKSQVPYFQSPQQQHGLMPFQSPYASNFMEHLPLVGPQVRLQQQQPHYYGTPLRGTHYSSTLSYKQQHQSFWAVQLASQGGSSINCSIVRAQYPNWQSGGHDSSVASPCPQVILPHSTASFEALGSKISSISEQQHLFTLASSISRANGQDIHLASSSVCEESKGRLITQQ; this is translated from the exons ATGGACAAAGGTCGAGAAGCTACCCCCACCAAGATGTGTGAATTTTCAAACGCCAAAGGACAAATTAACAAACAACAATCTCAGTCTCAATCTGCTTCTTCCTGGAGACGCAACCTCACTCCTCTCAGTAGTG GTTTGAATGCGAGCAGTGAGTATTCGGAGAAATCAAAGAAGGAGAAGGTGAGAAGCTTGAGTGCCGTTGCCAAAGCATTATCAATGGGTTGTTGTGTCTCTCACTCTCCAAAACCAACCAAGAAATTTAAGTTTCCCAGAAAG TTTCCGAAGGTCGGCAATGGCGTGGATCATGCCTCTGTTCCGCGGAAGATACGTTCAG CTGTGAAGAAACGGGGTCGCGAATCTATCTCTGGGGATTCAGAAAAGGTGAACCATAATATGAATGGAATGGAATCTCCCCAAAAAGATGGCATAAAGAAATCCAAA AAACAAAGAAGCCCGTGCTGGTCCACGAGGCAAGTTTTGCCCGGGCCCATAACGAAAGATGAGGAAGAGGTTGCGGAGACTCTCTATGCCTTGGCTGGAATGCTACCAGATAATGGCTCTAATGCTAAGAGTGAACCGGACAGTGAATCTCTACCAGAAAACTCCACGGTTTTGCAGGACCAAGAGGCGAGTCAGAGTGCCAATGTTACTGTTGAAG CCTCGGGAGCCACTGCGGACGAGGGAAAAAGATCACCGAAGGGCTGTAAAAAACTCAGTTCTTTGAGCGAAACCATTGGTCATGAACAGACTGATTTTCCTGATAGTGCCAACTTCTTGGTGGCTGCTACTCAAAGCACTGTTCCAAAAGTAAATCTGCAGGCTGTGTCGATGGTCAAGAGTGATAGTGGCGGCAGAGTTGCATTGCATGAATCTGAACTGTCTCTGGACATGGG ATTAAACGTACCCATACAGCCACAGATTTCACATATTGGGAGGAAATCAAACGTGGAATATCAGACG GTTGGAAGCGTTGATTGCAAGCAAGAACAACATATGGTCAAGTACCAAAAAGAAACTG AAAGCCCAACATGGTGGCCAAGCCTGTCTCCCACTGCATCAACTGGAATTGTTGCTTCTTATTTGCA GACTTCTGCTGCTAAAACTCTAGATTGGCTGAATACTGCAATTGGCACCTCGAGACAGGATTTGATGGAAAGTTGTTCTTCTGGTGAAAAG ACTTCCGAAATTGTTACACAAGAAAAGAAATCAAGGAAGAGGTGTGCATCTCATGTTCACATCAGTCATCTCATCCGTAGCTTAGAAGTGTCAAGAGGACTGGCGGGCAAAGGACATGAGCTTTATGAAAGTCATCAAGCGAGAGTACCCGAAGGGTCAAACTGTGGGGTTATAATGGAAGCACACAACTTGAATTGGAAGAAAAGTGGAAATAGTAATGCCGCTGGAACAGTTCATTCTGCTACTATGAGTAATTCACGTGAAACTAAGAATGGTATCGTTCAACATGGCCTTTATCACGATATTTCTCAGGCTCCTTCAACATCTGGGGTGCATGGTCCTCAAAAACAG GGTTTCAACTTCTTGTCCTTGTCAACTGGTGGTAATGAGTTAAAGGTCAACGAAAGTTTTAATAAAGGTGAAAGTAAGTTGGAACCATATTCAAAATCTCAAGTGCCTTATTTTCAATCGCCACAACAGCAGCATGGCCTCATGCCTTTTCAAAGTCCATATGCCTCAAATTTCATGGAGCATCTTCCTCTTGTAGGACCACAG GTCCGGTTGCAGCAGCAGCAGCCTCATTATTATGGTACCCCGTTACGTGGAACTCATTATAGTTCGACACTTTCCTATAAACAACAGCACCAAAGTTTTTGGGCGGTGCAGCTTGCATCTCAAGGCGGGTCTTCTATAAATTGCAGCATTGTGAGGGCCCAATATCCTAATTGGCAAAGTGGTGGACATGACTCTTCTGTAGCGAGTCCTTGTCCCCAAGTAATCCTTCCCCATTCCACTGCATCCTTTGAAGCACTTGGATCCAAGATCTCTTCAATCTCTGAGCAACAACACCTCTTCACCCTCGCTTCATCAATATCCAGAGCAAATGGCCAAGACATTCATCTTGCCTCCTCTTCTGTATGTGAAGAAAGTAAAGGTAGATTGATTACGCAACAATAG